A region of Cyanobacteriota bacterium DNA encodes the following proteins:
- a CDS encoding nucleotidyl transferase AbiEii/AbiGii toxin family protein, with the protein MISILTDIYSNSKIAPHLGFKGGTALYFFYKLNRFSVDLDFDLLDPEKGLLVHETLLKICSNYGLIQDEALKHFGGLIAMSYQKGLHHLKIDVSHCTVNSSYKPKLFLGIPILVMQLEDMAANKLLALTERKVPAARDVFDAYFILQNKIDITESVIEGRTGLNLIEYLRKTIDFVENNFDYDLLDALGELVEPKQKTWVKEKMKQDTIVQLRIRLDSLENCF; encoded by the coding sequence ATGATATCAATTCTAACTGATATTTATAGTAATTCCAAAATAGCTCCACATCTGGGTTTCAAGGGTGGTACAGCTCTATATTTTTTTTATAAGCTCAATAGATTTTCTGTTGATCTTGACTTTGATTTACTTGATCCAGAGAAAGGATTATTGGTCCATGAAACATTGTTGAAGATTTGCTCTAATTATGGTCTAATCCAAGATGAAGCTCTCAAGCATTTTGGTGGACTGATTGCAATGTCCTATCAAAAAGGTTTGCACCATCTCAAGATTGATGTTTCACACTGCACAGTTAATTCTAGTTATAAGCCTAAGTTGTTTTTGGGGATTCCGATTTTGGTTATGCAATTAGAAGATATGGCAGCTAATAAGTTACTGGCATTGACAGAGCGTAAAGTACCAGCTGCAAGAGATGTTTTTGATGCTTATTTTATTTTGCAAAACAAAATAGATATTACTGAAAGTGTTATAGAAGGCAGAACAGGATTGAATTTGATAGAGTATCTACGCAAAACAATCGACTTTGTCGAAAACAACTTTGATTATGATTTGCTTGATGCTTTGGGTGAGCTTGTAGAGCCAAAACAAAAAACATGGGTCAAAGAGAAGATGAAACAGGATACAATTGTGCAATTGAGAATTCGTTTGGATAGTTTGGAGAATTGTTTTTAA
- a CDS encoding radical SAM protein — protein sequence MERLSYVYGPVRSWRSGTSLGIDPIGSTSTCSFSCAYCQLGKIQKVTTEIKTYVPTEYIIEDLQALEASGGFVYEDLDVITFAGSGEPTLAQNLAQMIDAIRELYKDRKKQVPISILTNATMFNDSLVRERALHADLISLKLDAPNDEILSSVNQPAEGVSVASIVSGITMLALDCQADTTLQLQIMIMPKWLGKNEYLAEMAAVIRDLGINKLQINTPTRAKPVSKTGDYWIDTRGNHYGPGEADDIKPEYIEFTELPVITKEQAFALEDTWRELLRDSLPELEIVNVYKR from the coding sequence ATGGAGAGACTAAGCTATGTCTACGGTCCAGTACGCTCATGGCGCTCAGGTACTTCACTTGGTATCGATCCAATTGGCTCAACGAGTACTTGCTCCTTTAGTTGCGCTTACTGTCAGCTAGGCAAGATCCAAAAAGTCACTACTGAAATTAAGACCTATGTACCAACTGAATATATTATTGAAGACTTGCAGGCACTAGAAGCTAGTGGTGGATTTGTTTATGAAGATCTAGATGTAATTACTTTTGCTGGTTCTGGAGAGCCGACACTCGCCCAGAATCTTGCCCAGATGATTGATGCAATTCGTGAACTATACAAAGATCGCAAGAAGCAAGTCCCTATTTCTATTTTGACAAATGCCACGATGTTTAATGACTCGCTAGTGCGTGAGCGTGCTTTGCATGCTGATTTAATCTCTCTTAAGCTGGATGCGCCGAATGATGAGATCTTGAGCTCTGTCAATCAGCCTGCTGAAGGGGTTTCAGTGGCGAGTATTGTTAGTGGGATTACGATGCTTGCTTTAGATTGCCAGGCTGACACGACTCTGCAATTGCAAATCATGATCATGCCCAAATGGCTTGGGAAGAACGAATATCTTGCTGAGATGGCGGCTGTGATTCGTGATCTTGGAATTAACAAACTACAAATCAATACTCCTACAAGAGCCAAACCAGTCTCTAAGACTGGAGACTATTGGATAGATACTAGAGGTAATCATTATGGACCTGGAGAGGCTGACGATATTAAACCAGAATATATTGAATTTACTGAATTGCCAGTGATAACTAAGGAGCAGGCTTTTGCACTGGAAGATACTTGGCGAGAGCTTTTGCGCGATAGTTTGCCTGAGCTAGAGATTGTTAATGTTTATAAACGCTAG
- a CDS encoding nucleotidyl transferase AbiEii/AbiGii toxin family protein: protein MLDYQEITQYFPSTVQSDKRSVLREYLQHHILHLVFQSPISKKLIFIGGTALRIAYNTQRFSEDLDFDNKDLSLDEWIELGDYIQRELRLNGWNIDISKTRLNKTVFHYNIRFPGLLFQYEVSPHKNEVLLIKMDSENQGIEYQSNIFQFNKFDLNSKIKVMPIDIALSQKFRAFFDREMGRDLFDISSIAPKTKPNYDYLKQALNISSPQELKERVLARCQDLDLKHLVERSKGFLFKQSDISRILDFQEYMEQYEF, encoded by the coding sequence ATGCTTGATTACCAAGAAATAACACAATACTTCCCGTCAACTGTTCAATCAGACAAGAGGTCTGTTTTACGCGAATACTTACAACATCATATTTTGCATTTAGTCTTTCAATCACCGATCTCTAAGAAACTGATTTTCATTGGAGGTACAGCTCTGAGGATTGCATACAACACACAGCGCTTCTCAGAGGATTTAGACTTTGACAACAAGGACCTAAGCCTCGATGAATGGATTGAGCTTGGCGACTATATTCAAAGAGAACTAAGACTTAATGGCTGGAACATAGACATCAGCAAAACCAGATTAAACAAAACCGTGTTTCATTACAATATTAGATTCCCGGGCTTACTTTTTCAATACGAAGTAAGTCCTCACAAAAACGAAGTCCTATTAATTAAAATGGATTCAGAAAACCAAGGCATAGAATACCAAAGTAATATTTTCCAATTCAACAAGTTTGATCTCAATTCCAAAATCAAAGTTATGCCAATTGACATCGCCCTCTCACAAAAATTTAGAGCCTTCTTTGATAGAGAGATGGGTAGAGATCTTTTTGATATCAGTTCAATTGCACCTAAAACTAAACCAAATTATGATTACTTAAAACAAGCACTTAATATTTCCAGCCCACAAGAACTTAAAGAACGTGTTTTGGCACGCTGCCAAGACTTAGACTTAAAGCATTTAGTTGAAAGAAGTAAAGGATTTTTATTTAAACAAAGTGATATCTCAAGAATCCTAGACTTCCAAGAATATATGGAGCAGTATGAATTCTAG
- a CDS encoding tRNA (cytidine(34)-2'-O)-methyltransferase gives MINIVLYQPEIPQNTGNIARCCVANDLHLHLIKPLGFELSDKYLKRSGLDYWQHINYTVYNSWQEFLDLTNTSRLWFLTTKSTKAYWDIKFEKGDYFVFGPETRGLPEELMVPAQSITLPMLSKNARSLNLASTVQTVAYEALRQLTLA, from the coding sequence ATGATTAATATAGTTCTCTATCAACCAGAGATTCCGCAAAATACAGGTAATATCGCTCGTTGTTGTGTTGCCAATGATTTACATTTGCATTTAATTAAACCACTTGGTTTTGAGTTGAGTGATAAATATCTCAAAAGATCTGGTCTTGATTACTGGCAACATATTAATTATACAGTGTATAATTCTTGGCAAGAGTTTTTGGATTTGACTAATACTTCAAGACTTTGGTTTCTTACAACCAAATCCACTAAAGCATATTGGGATATCAAGTTTGAGAAGGGTGATTACTTTGTTTTTGGTCCAGAAACTCGAGGTTTGCCGGAGGAGTTGATGGTTCCAGCTCAATCAATTACGCTGCCGATGTTAAGTAAAAATGCACGCAGTTTGAATTTAGCTAGCACTGTGCAAACTGTTGCCTATGAGGCTTTGAGACAGTTGACCCTGGCGTAG